The Primulina eburnea isolate SZY01 chromosome 18, ASM2296580v1, whole genome shotgun sequence genome segment acttggcttgcctatcttgtgctgttttcattcgcttctgaattatcttcaccttttctgtcatgtcacgaatcatatcgggccccaattctggtacttctgagatgtcatcccaatacagcggcgatctgcacttcttgccatataaagcttcaaacggtgccatttcgatgcttgtctgatagctgttgttgtacgagaattcacaaagagctagtgaatcttgccaaccggtaccaaaatctagtactacagccctcagcatgtcctctagagtctggatagtccgctctgactgcccgtctgtctggggatgataatcCGTACTCAGATGTAATGTTGTACCTaaagcttgctgcaaactgtgccagaaatgagaagtaaatcggggatcacgatctgatacgatagacttcggcacccCGTGAaatctgaccacctctctgaTATATatctcggccatctgatcatgtcggtacgtcattctgtatggaacaaagcaagctgatttggtcagtctgtcaataatgacccaaatcgcatcacagccccaagatgatcgaggtaacttcgttacgaaatccattgaaatgtgatccaatttccattcaggaatagacaaactctgaagtagacctctgggcttctttctctcggcttttacctgttgacaattcaagcatttagacacaaatttggcaatgtctgatttcatctgtttccaccaaaactgtgtcttcaagtcattatacatctttctgccaccaggatggatactaaaccgactacaatgtgcttctgacaatatctgctgtttcaattctgaaatatctggcactaccagacggttattcacatacagaacatgaTCAAGTACCTGATATTttgacaaatgccctgatctaATCATCTGAATCGACTTCTGgatattctgatcagttctttgtgcttctttgattctcataatcaaatctggctcaacttgaatcgaagcaaGGCGTAATAGTCTACTATCTAtattaaatgtcaatccagacaaacatcaatcttcaactaaaatcgaaacacctatcttcaactaaattcgaaacacctatcgtcgataaggataaagcacatacctttcgactcaagtcatctgctgctgcatttgatttccctgcatagtatttgatttcgcaatcgaaatccttcagtaagtcaagccatctacgctgcctcatgttcaactctgattgagagaataaatacttcaggcttttgtgatcagagtagatttcaaattttttgccATAGAGgtagtgacgccaaatcttcaatgcaaatacgatatccgccaattctagatcatgaattgggtatcgagtctcgtgagtcttcaactgtcttgaggcgtatgcgatcacatgtcctcgctgcataagaacacatcctagccctctgtgggATGCGTCACAATACacaacgaaatcacctgtaCTTGAAGGTATCATCAATacaggagcactggtcagtcgtttcttcaactccaagaagctagactcacatgcttcagaccacacaaaagGCGTATTCTTCTAGGTTAACCGTGTAATTTGCtttgctatactggagaaatctcggataaatcgtcggtaatagcctgctagacccatgaaactgcgtatctctggcacagaagtcggtctcggccaattgatTACAGCTTcgactttactcggatctacagaaataccatcgccagatatgatatgccccaaaaatataacatgtctcagccaaaactcgcactttgaaaatttagcatataatctctcatttctcaatgtCTGTAATACAATTCTTAAGTACTCGGCATGATCAGTCTAGTTTTTCGAATAAActagaatatcatcaatgaacacaataacgaactcatctaaatatctttGAAAGACACTgttcattaatcccataaacaccgctggtgcattcgttaaaccaaaaggcatgacaataaattcgtaatgtccatacctggttcggaatgccgtcttcggtatatcaacatctcgtactcgtagctggtgatatccggatCTCAAATTAATCTTTGAATAGACGGAGgatccttgcaactgatcaaataaatcatcgatgcgaggcaatagatatttgttcttcaccgtcgccttgttcagttgccggtagtcaatgcacaATCTCATCtaaccgtctttcttccgtaCAAATAGCATtggtgcaccccaaggagatacgctcggtctgatgtaacccttggccaaaAAATCTTcaagttgtgctttcagttctttcagttcaataggcgccattctatacggagctcgagatatGGGCGTTGTACATGTTATAAGATCgatgctgaaatctacctctcgaactggaggtaaccctgaaATCTAGTCTGggaacacatcagcaaactcacgtactactggcagatctgccaatactgggctcgatttcagtagatctactgaatagataaggaacccctctgctcctaaTTTCTGCAACAATCTGGTCATAGTCAAAGAAcacactaagggaatccgagatctggaacccttcccgtagaatttccactcgtcagtcatctctggtctgaaccTGACAATCTTTTGGAAACAGTCTACAGTGGCtcggtacttggttaacatatcaatcccaacatacaatcaaaatcaactatcccaagtacaatacaatctaagtcaatttcatgtccctcaaactgtagtacacaatgtctgactgaagtcacagatacaagaccacttcccaacggagaagaaatagacactacagtagctaaggactcaacaggcaaagcatGCAATAATGCAAAGCGCTCAGAAATGAATGtgtgagatgcacctgtgtctgtCAAAACATaggcaggataaccacaaagaaaacagttacctgcgatCACATCGTCCGGTGCATCTtgagcttgctcctctgtcaatgcaaaaacctgagcctgttgtctgggaggttggctctCTGTCTGGCTACCCCTGGCTCTGGGCTATGTCTGTGTAGAAGTAGGATGAAAGGAATggacagacgaagcttgcctctcaggctgagctactgaTGCAGAAGACCCTGCACTCTGAGATCTCTGTAGGCCCCTTTGTGGACAGACCCtagcgaaatgtccctgttgcttacatatgttacatctgcccatcacaccctgacactgctcgGTGGCATATCTACCTCCGCAAGAACTACAATACACACATGTGTACTCAGTAAAGTTGTTGGGCCTAccggtgttcaccaaggtaaagatgtcTGGATTCtagccatttataaactgatctgcaaCGGCCTCTTCATTCTCAGCAACATGAGGAGCGAATCTGAGCAATGACGAAaacttagcaacatactcctcgatgttcagtTGTCCCTGCCTCAGGTTGGCGAACTCGGCACCCTTATCCTTTCGGTATGACACTGGGAAGAATCGCTGGTAGAACTCAGTCTTGAACACCTTCCAAGTAATCTGTGTGCCCcggtgctccaatgctctcttcaTGGTGATCAACCAATTCTTTGCTACATCTTGCAATTGGTGCCCAACTAATTTCACTCGTCGATCATCAGTGTACTCAAGGGATTCGAatagcatctcgatatcctctagccaactctcacattcGACTGTATTTTCTGTGCCTTTCAGTGTCGGTGGTCGGAAGGACTGAAACCGTTTAAgcaaagtctccatcggtgtagcagtCACGTCCATCGGATCACCGGATGTACTGCCTTGTTCGGGGGCACGAcctgtgttagagtaggtgcccgtcgagccaagtgttggccgagtgttcacaataaaactctatgtataagcaatctttattttagcaatatttgatattattattttggcacatctttatctgtatacccatgctagttgcatagataaagcccttgaatatacaaatggtagaaagaatatgatatgctcatatgatgagtatcatgaaactcatatttggaatactgtatattctaaacggttcctagtcgatttagccgccactaagaagggtataggccgctcgagttagagactagtatctgcgatgtgagtaccatgtttcattggtaggggacattgtgatgtccgatcatgcagataggtgctcctagtagagtgcactgaacaaccctccattaaaggactttccaagtggttctcacttatcgtgtggaaacgtcctggtttatggttgtacaccattagtccttatgacccgggacaacattgagactctatgtgctagaattacactttgacttgtttaccgactctcatggggtcatcaggtggcaaggttgggtgttctatcgaaacacataggagtcgatgcattatagtcggggattcaccgcttaccttcgggtatggatatcctatgtgttatcatgtgttagtaggttaaaatctctggccagagtatggttgtaattatgaaaggggtttcatagattacaccatcgatgcaactacgacatgacacatagtatcgattcattgacaactctcgataaaccaatggttgtcgaatcgatcgggatatatgagttgaagggaccgtactgtacgctaaccataattgaatggttcttgcaggaactatcatttgatacctagggaatcatgtaagcgatgctgctaggcgtttaacatgattgtttgggtactatcagacttgagttctgacattctttttatcaaggagttgataagtaagaatggagcaattggggtatgctcatataaggacatgtttagtccgaatcacatggagatgtgaacccacggctagttgtatcaatgaaccattgagggccacacaagtactagctttctagatcccgttgagaagtaaaaatagttcaatgtgttgaacgacttataaaggagtttataagcgtaaggaaattagaagtatgacttctataaaggagaaaatagttcaatagtgttgaacgacttataaatgagtttataagtgtaaagaaaaatagaagtatgacttctatgagagaaatgtaaattttaatttatggaattgttcctaaattaaaatttggccaagtgaataatgtatttgaaagttgtgattttcataaacattattatggactaaattaaattaattcaagtgttgaattaattaaacactagtggacctagtagagtccaaataattaaattaattcaagtgttgaattaattaaatattattgagtcttgtagagctcaatttaaattaattatttaactagtgggacttgggtaaattcaagtaatgtttaattagtctcaaatatgtttgagataattaaatttagtccatggtttttattttgataaaaaccatataatatgcatgcatgggaggtgaaaggttgggagactactttttgagttttcaaggcatagcatgcacctttttgacacaacttttcccacaaccaaaaaaatgtctctccttctctcctagcatgaatagtgccgaaaatactattcatttttctcccatttttgtgttcttcaattgttggagaaaacactcacttctcaaagaaaaatcctcatatttttctagtgcaaaatatgaggggatctacctagttggtggtgggcttaatagttgagcaaggagtgctcaaaggaagcttgaagatagtttcatgccattcaagagctttgttgtttaacaacaaagttggagccataaatcAATCCttttgattgataggtaaatttctaaacaccctatgtatgacattatttGGTGTAATGTGTTTTTGAATTGGCTACACATTATACtcttggtggccgaaatttttgtatgaaaaaatacaacaaaatgatggtggccgaaaatattgctctaaaatttgattttttttaaacttccgttgcgcttccggtcaccgtagccgatcccctttcaagtggtatccgagctatggttacgattttgtgtagcaactacaagatattatgttgagatcgatttctaaccgcatgaggtgaagttttgcaacgattcaaggccggGTTCGGGGAGgcttttgggcagcaagttgctgcccatttcgggcagcttgggctgcccgaggggctgcccgaaacgggcagcaagggcagcccaaggggctgcccgaacagccccattttcaaataaaaaaaaatatttttttggttgccggaatccggcgacggagcttcggcgacggcgatgacggctagggtttccaaaagtgtattggaatatcaaagtgtcatgggcttTGAGTTGtagggccattggatggctaacatgtttgtgattttaaatgggccaaaatgtttttggtgaaaaataagtttttgggcccttaagtttaaaattacaaaagttgcatatttttctcatgaaataactaatttaagttggactttaattatttatagtaaatggtgatttacaagaaattcggttataaataaattaatttgaaagtagacaaaggtgtttgtatactttgttaatttagtttataatcgtggcggttagtgattagatcaagatatataatattggatcaattaaatattgtgataattaattgatggtgtatgatatgtgatattatgcatgaaggatgatcaaaagcccaagcccaattttgctaggtgtatgctaggatattttgtgttgaatgattgtaataattatcaatttataaagtgggcttggtttatggcccgttcccaccccatgagatgtatccctatttgccatggatatttatttgtaaatattagtatagtggatgatcaagattggaagatggtggccatgatgattatgaagatcgaagacatgtaaatattggaagcttatgtaatagttgcatttgcatcccgtgcatttccctaggattggacctaggcccgtgtttagctcacacggtccattagtattggggcgattgatcatccttgtttgtttattttttataatatatgcatgatatgttataaataatgagtatgtgcgttattattatgataataacaaagttgcatgaatccggcaaacatactatcaaacatggcgagcttttaaaataaaattaatgatgagacctttcaaaattaaaaaaccctcattttgaataagattcaaaattaatatcaagcccgaaaaggggaattataaatttgtttataatttccttgtcttccatcgacaatgggtgcatgatgaacgctacccgtactcggggctcggctcatattattgggggagctttgggtgccgaaaagctgtgacatccattgacatggtgatgtgaactacatggaactcccatgatttcggctcacattattggggaactcatggcgaccgtccattaaggttcaacatcgatgggtaaggcttgacacgtgaagatgaacgatgtcatattattgggtcctaatcaaacgtgagacaaaagtttacgtagagggttgcattgtgatgcaattggaaactaccttttaggaattgtgattggctgatattattcgggatcataattcgcttaTTGGACCTTatgtacctactgaggaaaggagtttcccgttttcactagagggtagtgaaaatgttaaacagtgggagcaaatatttatgaagtaaaagtccaaacttcatatcttactaaatattttaaaatagtcacaacatttatctgtttttacttttcagtacaaattgacgatgtcatcgattcgcaatccaatatccgtaatactagaaaaaaacatattaactggacctaattacctcacttggataagaaacctaaaaatcgtcttgaattcggaaagggtagcatatacactgactgagtcgccccctgttgaggctccgactgactgcaatcctgaggaattgcaggtttacaaggaatggtgtgaccatgacttgatagccaggtgttatatgctgacttctatgaatgatgagctgcagaggccttttgagggtgcaaagaatgctgctgacattcatttgcacctcaaggagctctttggagagcaaactcgtcctcttaggcatgctaccgtcaaggagctgatcactttgcgcatgcgagatggggccttggtccatgagcatggcttgaagttgatcgggctcgtggaaaagatcgttggcatggatctgatcttgccttcggagttgaccaccgacgtgttgctgttatcattgcctagctcatttgatccttttgtggtgaacttcaacatgaacaagattgagccgacccttgaggagttggtgaatatgcttgttacgtttgaatcaaccatcaagaaagagaagttggttctttatgtgggttattcatctggtacgaagattgatccacatgggaagggaaagaagcgttctttccaacgtcccaagaagaacgtgcccttgttgaggcaatctccgaatcccgttgtggcagccacaccagttagggctgacaagactagtgatatttgtcatcactgcaagaagcctggacattggaagcaaaattgcaaggaatatctggcccagaaaagttctggaaatggtatgttctaaattgaagtaaacatttcaattagctctacttcttgggtattagataccggttgtgactcacatctctgtaataagttacaggtgatgggaagaagtagaaagcttaaggaaggtgtgaccttctagaggatgagcaatggagcaagagttgctgccaaagctattggagatgtttacttgcttatgaacaatgattttaagttaattttatgagatgttttgtttgtacataattttgttaaaaacattgtttccatttctatgttgataaaaatggatattcttgtttattttgcaaaggtgtttgcaacatttacatgaatgaatgtttgattggtactggtgaacttgaaaacgatctctataacttaaaattgaaagatattccattaaatgtccattcaaaggcagacaccatatgagatatggatgggtaagcctcccaaatattcttgtcttagaatatgggggtgccctgcttatgtgaagcaggtagtgggagataaattggatagtcgatccattttatgttactttgtgggatatccaaggaattcagttggatatcatttctatcatccccaagaaacaaaggtgtttgtttctaggaatgcaacctttttggaaaaggaatttctattggatagaaaatgggagatgatagaactcgaagaggttcgagagacacccacaattatagaacccacacccgaagagccaagagaggagatacaagctcctagaaaatccgagagagtctcgagaccacctatgaggtatggtcagcttcttgaagagggccatgatgagcctaaccatggatgtgatccaaggaccttcaaggaagcattatctgatgctgattcatccaagtggcttgaagcgatggaatctgagatgaattccatgcattcgaaccaagtgtaagATCtcatagatccacctgagggaatggttcccatagggacttgggacggatgggaaggtattgaccttcaaggcgcgattggtggcaaaaggatatactcaaagacaaggagttgactttgaggaaaccttttcaccagttgcaatgttcaagtctataaagATATTGCttgccatagctgcatagtatgactatgagatatggcagatggatgtcaagacaacctttcttaatggggatattaagaaagtgattttcatgtctcaaacctggagggtttacatctatcggaagtgagcatatggtatgcaaacttcagagatctatttatggtctaaagcaggcatctaggagttggaacctcagattcgatagtacaatcaaagagttgatttactaagaatcctgaggaaccctgtgtgtataagaagttcagtgggagtgttgtgacattcctggtgttttatgttgatgactttttaatcattgggaatgatgtaggaatgttgcaatcaactaagatatggttagcgagtaagttctcgatgcaggacttgggtgaagcatcttttgtattgtgatacagatctatagagatagatcgaaaagattgtttgatctcacccagtccacatac includes the following:
- the LOC140819141 gene encoding uncharacterized protein gives rise to the protein MDVTATPMETLLKRFQSFRPPTLKGTENTVECESWLEDIEMLFESLEYTDDRRVKLVGHQLQDVAKNWLITMKRALEHRGTQITWKVFKTEFYQRFFPVSYRKDKGAEFANLRQGQLNIEEYVAKFSSLLRFAPHVAENEEAVADQFING